In Amycolatopsis solani, a single window of DNA contains:
- a CDS encoding carbohydrate ABC transporter permease yields MTATANVTMPAGATPPASPRDAGVKRRKRGRFGDRVLPYLLLLPALAAILVLLAWPLVQVLAISFRKLDIGQLVSGKTVWIGFDNYTNTLSDPEFWTVTFRTLVFTAAIVAATILGGLLLAVLMRHLGPVVRIMVQVTLVLAWATPVIATTTVFQWIFDEQYGILNKTLDRLGFHGFIGFSWFSSGPSTLAVIGLLIVWQAVPFVTFSLYAGIIGVSREQYEAAGIDGASAWQTFRAVTWPAIRPITTMVTFLSVLWDFNAFAQIWAIREGGPDGGSTTLAVVLYLKGIAGNHFGAAGAIATLMLIVLALITGRYIQLLTRTREGDLS; encoded by the coding sequence ATGACAGCGACCGCGAACGTGACGATGCCGGCGGGGGCGACCCCGCCGGCATCGCCGCGCGACGCGGGGGTCAAGCGGCGCAAGCGGGGCCGGTTCGGCGACCGGGTCCTCCCGTACCTGCTGCTCCTCCCCGCGTTGGCGGCGATCCTCGTGCTGCTCGCCTGGCCGCTGGTCCAGGTGCTGGCGATCAGCTTCCGCAAGCTCGACATCGGCCAGCTCGTCTCCGGCAAGACGGTCTGGATCGGCTTCGACAACTACACGAACACGCTGTCCGACCCGGAGTTCTGGACGGTCACCTTCCGGACCCTGGTCTTCACCGCCGCCATCGTGGCCGCGACCATCCTCGGCGGCCTGCTGCTGGCGGTGCTCATGCGCCACCTCGGCCCGGTCGTGCGGATCATGGTCCAGGTGACGCTGGTGCTGGCCTGGGCCACCCCGGTGATCGCCACGACCACGGTGTTCCAGTGGATCTTCGACGAGCAGTACGGCATCCTCAACAAGACGCTGGACCGGCTGGGTTTCCACGGCTTCATCGGCTTCTCGTGGTTCTCCAGCGGCCCCAGCACGCTGGCCGTGATCGGGCTGCTGATCGTGTGGCAGGCCGTGCCGTTCGTGACGTTCTCGCTGTACGCGGGCATCATCGGCGTCTCGCGGGAGCAGTACGAGGCCGCCGGCATCGACGGCGCCAGCGCGTGGCAGACGTTCCGCGCGGTCACCTGGCCCGCCATCCGGCCGATCACCACCATGGTGACGTTCCTGTCGGTGCTGTGGGACTTCAACGCCTTCGCCCAGATCTGGGCGATCCGCGAGGGCGGCCCCGACGGCGGGAGCACCACGCTCGCCGTCGTGCTGTACCTCAAGGGCATCGCGGGCAACCACTTCGGCGCGGCGGGCGCGATCGCGACCCTGATGCTGATCGTGCTCGCGCTCATCACGGGCCGGTACATCCAGCTGCTCACCCGGACCCGGGAAGGTGATCTGTCGTGA
- a CDS encoding extracellular solute-binding protein: MKRWLKLAAGAAALTLATAGCAGSSGSDTAASSSGAPAQITGDVTVWLMTGSAPTTLTDALNKEFEAAHPGVKVKYEIQQWDGIQQKLTTALAGGTPPDVIEIGNTQTAAFASQEGVLTDLTADKDSFNGAQWLKGLADSGTYDGKVYGVPFYAANREVIYRKDLFEQAGITKAPTSNDEWIDAITKLKTKFGSDPDFQALYMPGQNWYSLLSFIWDNGGDIAQADGKNYKATLDSAGAKAGLEFYKKLVDTSGTKAPKDADEAKPQQATVYGAGKVAMMIGLPWELATAAKTDASLTAKTGAFAIPSKTAGQSAPVFLGGSNLAIPANSKNAAAAKEYIKLLSSAKYQGQLAAAGVVPGTSTDLSGLDKDPLGSVMAKASTNGKAVPASPKWGDVESGQNPVKDMLTAYLTGKKTLDQATADANAALNKLIGG; this comes from the coding sequence GTGAAACGCTGGCTCAAGCTGGCGGCGGGCGCCGCCGCACTCACCCTCGCGACCGCGGGCTGCGCGGGTTCCAGCGGCTCGGACACGGCCGCTTCGTCGAGCGGTGCTCCCGCGCAGATCACCGGCGACGTCACGGTCTGGCTGATGACGGGCTCCGCGCCCACCACGCTGACCGACGCGCTGAACAAGGAGTTCGAGGCCGCGCACCCGGGCGTCAAGGTCAAGTACGAGATCCAGCAGTGGGACGGCATCCAGCAGAAGCTGACCACCGCGCTGGCCGGCGGCACGCCGCCGGACGTGATCGAGATCGGCAACACCCAGACCGCGGCGTTCGCCTCGCAGGAAGGCGTCCTCACCGACCTGACCGCCGACAAGGACAGCTTCAACGGCGCGCAGTGGCTGAAGGGCCTCGCCGACTCGGGCACCTACGACGGCAAGGTCTACGGCGTCCCGTTCTACGCGGCCAACCGTGAGGTCATCTACCGCAAGGACCTGTTCGAGCAGGCCGGCATCACCAAGGCCCCGACCTCGAACGACGAGTGGATCGACGCGATCACGAAGCTGAAGACGAAGTTCGGCTCCGACCCCGACTTCCAGGCCCTCTACATGCCGGGCCAGAACTGGTACTCGCTGCTGTCCTTCATCTGGGACAACGGCGGTGACATCGCGCAGGCCGACGGCAAGAACTACAAGGCGACGCTGGACAGCGCGGGCGCCAAGGCGGGCCTCGAGTTCTACAAGAAGCTCGTCGACACCTCCGGCACCAAGGCGCCGAAGGACGCGGACGAGGCCAAGCCGCAGCAGGCGACCGTCTACGGCGCCGGCAAGGTCGCCATGATGATCGGCCTCCCGTGGGAGCTGGCCACGGCGGCGAAGACCGACGCGAGCCTGACCGCCAAGACCGGCGCCTTCGCGATCCCGAGCAAGACCGCCGGCCAGAGCGCCCCGGTCTTCCTGGGCGGCTCGAACCTGGCCATCCCGGCCAACAGCAAGAACGCGGCCGCGGCCAAGGAGTACATCAAGCTGCTCTCCAGCGCGAAGTACCAGGGCCAGCTCGCCGCGGCCGGCGTCGTGCCGGGCACGTCGACCGACCTCAGCGGCCTGGACAAGGACCCGCTGGGCAGCGTGATGGCGAAGGCCTCCACCAACGGCAAGGCCGTGCCGGCCAGCCCGAAGTGGGGTGACGTGGAGTCCGGCCAGAACCCGGTCAAGGACATGCTGACCGCGTACCTGACCGGCAAGAAGACGCTCGACCAGGCGACCGCCGACGCCAACGCAGCGCTGAACAAGCTCATCGGCGGATGA
- a CDS encoding sugar phosphate isomerase/epimerase and 4-hydroxyphenylpyruvate domain-containing protein produces the protein MPPEPRTAIATVCLSGTLEDKLSAAAAAGFDGVELFENDLLVSPSSPAEIRRRCADLGLSIDLYQPLRDFEAVPPQQHAANLRRAARKFDVMAELGTATVLVCSSVSPAAIDDDELAAEQLHALAELAGERGMRVAYEALAWGKHVSGYEHAWRIVRRAAHPALGVCLDSFHILSKGHDPAPIRAIPGEKIFFLQLADAPKLPMDVLPWSRHHRLFPGQGDFDLTAFTGHVLAAGYRGPLSLEVFNDVFRQADPRPAAVDALRSLLALKESLGVLDVPAAPALTGHAFAEVVTDPGAGRILASLGFARTGVHRTKPVELWEQGEARVVVNEGGAAHGAVGAVALASTDPARSARRAEALLAPVLPRVRGPREADLASVAAPDGTQVFLCGEDWRDDFAPTGETAGGAGILGIDHVALTQPFDHFDEAALFYRSVFGLVPSPVAEFAAPFGLVRSRAVVAGDVRLTLDSALVRRGEWAPAVPEPQHVAFACADAPAAAAAMRAAGAPLLEIPGNYYDDLDARLDLPPERLAALRAHSVLYDRDEHGEFLHFYTALAGARVFFEVVQRIGGYRGFGVVNAPVRMAAHRARRHAVPPAKTPA, from the coding sequence GTGCCGCCTGAACCGCGCACCGCGATCGCCACCGTCTGCCTCTCCGGCACCCTCGAAGACAAGCTCTCCGCGGCCGCCGCGGCCGGGTTCGACGGCGTCGAGCTGTTCGAAAACGACCTGCTCGTCTCCCCGTCGAGCCCGGCGGAAATCCGCCGCCGCTGCGCCGATCTCGGCCTGTCGATCGACCTCTACCAGCCGTTGCGCGACTTCGAAGCCGTCCCGCCGCAGCAGCACGCGGCCAACCTGCGCCGCGCGGCGCGCAAGTTCGACGTCATGGCCGAGCTCGGCACCGCCACCGTACTGGTCTGCTCTTCGGTCTCACCCGCCGCGATCGACGACGACGAACTGGCCGCCGAGCAGCTGCACGCGCTGGCCGAGCTGGCGGGCGAGCGCGGGATGCGCGTCGCCTACGAAGCTCTGGCCTGGGGAAAGCACGTCAGCGGGTACGAACACGCGTGGCGGATCGTGCGCCGCGCCGCCCACCCCGCGCTCGGCGTCTGCCTCGACAGCTTCCACATCCTCTCGAAGGGCCACGACCCGGCGCCGATCCGCGCGATCCCCGGCGAGAAGATCTTCTTCCTGCAGCTCGCGGACGCGCCGAAGCTGCCGATGGACGTCCTGCCGTGGAGCCGCCACCACCGCCTCTTCCCCGGCCAGGGCGACTTCGACCTCACGGCGTTCACCGGGCACGTGCTCGCCGCGGGCTACCGCGGGCCGCTGTCGCTGGAGGTCTTCAACGACGTGTTCCGCCAGGCCGACCCGCGGCCGGCCGCGGTGGACGCGCTGCGGTCGCTGCTGGCGCTCAAGGAGTCCCTCGGCGTCCTGGACGTGCCGGCCGCGCCGGCGCTGACCGGCCACGCGTTCGCCGAGGTCGTCACCGACCCGGGCGCGGGGCGGATCCTGGCTTCGCTCGGATTCGCGCGCACCGGCGTCCACCGGACCAAGCCGGTCGAGCTGTGGGAGCAGGGCGAAGCCCGGGTGGTGGTCAACGAAGGCGGTGCGGCGCACGGCGCCGTCGGGGCGGTGGCGCTGGCCAGCACCGATCCGGCCCGCTCGGCCCGCCGGGCGGAAGCGCTGCTCGCCCCGGTCCTGCCGCGCGTGCGCGGCCCGCGCGAGGCGGACCTGGCGTCGGTCGCGGCCCCGGACGGCACGCAGGTCTTCCTCTGCGGCGAAGACTGGCGCGACGACTTCGCCCCGACCGGCGAAACGGCGGGCGGCGCGGGGATCCTCGGAATCGATCACGTGGCCCTCACCCAGCCCTTCGACCACTTCGACGAGGCCGCGCTGTTCTACCGGTCGGTGTTCGGGCTGGTGCCGTCGCCGGTGGCCGAGTTCGCGGCGCCCTTCGGCCTCGTGCGCAGCCGCGCGGTCGTGGCGGGGGACGTCCGGTTGACGCTGGACAGCGCCCTGGTCCGCCGCGGCGAATGGGCGCCCGCCGTCCCCGAACCGCAGCACGTGGCGTTCGCCTGTGCGGACGCGCCGGCGGCGGCCGCGGCGATGCGGGCCGCGGGCGCGCCGCTGCTGGAGATCCCCGGCAACTACTACGACGACCTCGACGCGCGCCTCGACCTGCCGCCCGAGCGGCTGGCGGCGCTGCGGGCGCACTCGGTCCTCTACGACCGTGACGAGCACGGCGAGTTCCTGCACTTCTACACGGCGCTGGCCGGCGCCCGGGTGTTCTTCGAGGTGGTCCAGCGGATCGGCGGTTACCGCGGCTTCGGCGTGGTCAACGCGCCGGTGCGGATGGCCGCGCACCGCGCCCGCCGACACGCCGTGCCACCGGCGAAAACGCCGGCCTGA
- a CDS encoding shikimate dehydrogenase, whose translation MTSYLIGLVGTGIGPSASPALHEREADELGLRYVYRLLDLDVVRRPVADVLEAARVAGFDGLNVTHPAKQLVLAHLDALSPEAEALGAVNTVVFERGRAVGHNTDATGFARSLSRGLPDVRLDDVVLLGAGGAGAAVAHALLSLGTGRLTVHDVDAARSAKLVEALRRRFGAGRAETGDLSAVERADGLVHATPTGMAAHPGSPVPAALLRPDLWVADIVYRPLETALLAEARARGCRVLHGGGMVVLQAAESFRLFTGVEPDPARMLRHFDALEGEAARAA comes from the coding sequence GTGACCAGCTACCTGATCGGACTCGTCGGCACGGGCATCGGGCCGTCCGCCAGCCCGGCACTGCACGAACGCGAGGCCGACGAGCTCGGCCTCCGCTACGTCTACCGCCTGCTCGACCTCGACGTCGTGCGCCGCCCGGTCGCCGACGTCCTCGAAGCGGCCCGCGTGGCCGGGTTCGACGGGCTCAACGTGACCCACCCGGCCAAGCAGCTGGTCCTGGCGCACCTCGACGCCCTGTCGCCGGAAGCCGAAGCGCTAGGCGCGGTCAACACCGTCGTCTTCGAGCGGGGCCGCGCCGTCGGCCACAACACCGACGCCACCGGCTTCGCTCGCAGCCTTTCGCGCGGCCTGCCGGACGTCCGGCTGGACGACGTCGTCCTGCTCGGCGCCGGGGGAGCGGGGGCCGCGGTCGCGCACGCGCTGCTCTCGCTGGGCACCGGGCGCCTCACCGTGCACGACGTCGACGCCGCCCGGAGCGCGAAGCTCGTCGAGGCGCTCCGCCGCCGGTTCGGCGCCGGCCGCGCGGAGACCGGTGACCTGAGCGCGGTCGAACGCGCCGACGGGCTGGTGCACGCCACGCCGACCGGGATGGCCGCGCACCCCGGCTCGCCGGTCCCGGCCGCGCTGCTGCGCCCGGACCTGTGGGTGGCCGACATCGTCTACCGGCCGCTGGAGACCGCGCTGCTGGCCGAAGCCCGCGCCCGCGGCTGCCGCGTGCTGCACGGCGGCGGCATGGTCGTGCTGCAGGCCGCGGAGTCGTTCCGGCTCTTCACCGGCGTCGAACCGGACCCGGCGCGGATGCTGCGTCACTTCGACGCCCTCGAAGGGGAGGCCGCCCGTGCCGCCTGA
- a CDS encoding TetR/AcrR family transcriptional regulator yields MAAPSSEAERQRDKERTRADILAVATREFADKGYTGARVDEIAARTSTTKRMIYYYFGGKEQLYLAVLEQAYSTIRKLEAQLDVDHLDPEEALRQLAGLTFDHHEANPDFIRLVSIENIHRAEHLAQSRILAGLADPALGGITRILERGRASGRFRADADPLDIHMLISSFCVFRLANRHTFQAIFGRDMLDASRREHYRTMLGDLVIDYLTA; encoded by the coding sequence GTGGCCGCACCATCGTCGGAGGCCGAGCGGCAGCGCGACAAGGAACGGACGCGCGCCGACATCCTCGCGGTGGCCACGCGGGAGTTCGCGGACAAGGGCTACACCGGCGCCCGGGTCGACGAGATCGCTGCCCGCACCAGCACGACCAAGCGGATGATCTACTACTACTTCGGCGGCAAGGAGCAGCTCTACCTCGCCGTGCTCGAACAGGCGTACTCGACGATCCGCAAGCTGGAAGCCCAGCTCGACGTCGACCACCTGGACCCGGAAGAAGCCCTGCGGCAGCTGGCCGGCCTGACGTTCGACCACCACGAGGCCAACCCGGACTTCATCCGGCTGGTCAGCATCGAGAACATCCACCGCGCCGAGCACCTGGCGCAGTCGCGGATCCTGGCCGGCCTGGCCGACCCCGCCCTCGGCGGCATCACCCGCATCCTCGAGCGCGGCCGCGCGTCGGGCCGGTTCCGCGCGGACGCCGACCCGCTCGACATCCACATGCTGATCAGCTCGTTCTGCGTGTTCCGGCTGGCGAACCGCCACACGTTCCAGGCGATCTTCGGCCGCGACATGCTGGACGCTTCGCGGCGCGAGCACTACCGGACCATGCTCGGCGACCTGGTGATCGACTACCTGACCGCTTGA
- a CDS encoding MFS transporter — MTGSMPRKAALAAWIGSALEYYDFFIYGTAAALVFNKVFFPASSPATGTLLALATFGVGYLARPVGAFILGHVGDRFGRKRVLVFTLLLMGVATFCVGCLPTYASVGVLAPVLLVILRLLQGLSAAGEQAGANSMSLEHAPEGRRAYFTSFTLSGTQAGQILATAIFLPVAALPQAQLLTWGWRVPFWCSALVVVVGFVIRRKLDETPVFERTEVAKLPVALLFRHHWVDVLRVVVAATIASVSTIFTVYALSYAVNTIGLARTPMLWVGVLANVVALAAIPLLARLADRVGRKPVFIAGCLACGVLIFPYLWSISIGSYALLFVLGIVLFGVAYSGVNGVWPSLYGEMFSARVRLSGMAIGTQIGFAVAGFAPSVVAAIGSGKEDWLGVAIFTAAVCLVAAGAAATARETYRVPTAQLGGKETTTPSPSTVVASTVDG; from the coding sequence GTGACCGGATCGATGCCCCGCAAGGCGGCGCTGGCCGCCTGGATCGGCAGCGCGCTCGAGTACTACGACTTCTTCATCTACGGCACCGCCGCCGCGCTGGTGTTCAACAAGGTGTTCTTCCCCGCCTCCTCCCCCGCCACCGGCACCCTGCTGGCGCTGGCCACGTTCGGCGTCGGGTACCTCGCCCGGCCGGTCGGCGCCTTCATCCTCGGGCACGTCGGCGACCGGTTCGGCCGCAAGCGCGTCCTGGTCTTCACCCTCCTGCTGATGGGCGTGGCCACGTTCTGCGTCGGCTGCCTGCCGACCTACGCGAGCGTCGGCGTCCTGGCTCCGGTGCTGCTCGTGATCCTGCGCCTGCTGCAGGGACTTTCGGCGGCCGGCGAGCAGGCGGGCGCGAACTCGATGTCGCTCGAACACGCCCCCGAGGGGCGCCGCGCGTACTTCACCAGCTTCACCCTCAGCGGCACGCAAGCCGGGCAGATCCTGGCCACCGCGATCTTCCTCCCGGTCGCCGCGCTCCCCCAGGCGCAGCTGCTGACGTGGGGCTGGCGGGTGCCGTTCTGGTGCAGCGCGCTGGTCGTGGTCGTCGGCTTCGTGATCCGCCGCAAGCTCGACGAGACGCCGGTGTTCGAGCGCACCGAGGTCGCGAAGCTCCCGGTCGCGCTGTTGTTCCGGCACCACTGGGTGGACGTCCTGCGGGTGGTCGTCGCGGCGACGATCGCTTCGGTGAGCACGATCTTCACCGTCTACGCGCTCAGCTACGCGGTCAACACGATCGGCCTCGCGCGCACCCCGATGCTGTGGGTGGGCGTGCTCGCCAACGTCGTCGCGCTGGCCGCGATCCCGCTGCTGGCCCGGCTCGCCGACCGCGTCGGGCGGAAGCCGGTGTTCATCGCCGGCTGCCTGGCCTGCGGGGTGCTGATCTTCCCGTACCTGTGGTCGATTTCGATCGGCTCGTACGCGCTGCTGTTCGTGCTCGGCATCGTGCTCTTCGGCGTCGCGTACTCCGGGGTCAACGGCGTCTGGCCGTCCCTCTACGGCGAGATGTTCAGCGCCCGCGTCCGCCTCTCGGGCATGGCGATCGGCACCCAGATCGGCTTCGCGGTCGCGGGCTTCGCCCCGAGCGTGGTGGCGGCGATCGGCTCGGGCAAGGAGGACTGGCTGGGCGTCGCGATCTTCACGGCCGCGGTCTGCCTGGTCGCGGCCGGCGCCGCGGCCACGGCGCGGGAGACCTACCGGGTGCCGACCGCCCAGCTGGGCGGCAAGGAGACCACCACGCCGTCACCGTCCACAGTGGTCGCCTCCACTGTGGACGGCTGA
- a CDS encoding CHAT domain-containing protein produces the protein MIRAEVTATALHVDEDATIVVRLRNDGLRMCTNIHFVLRLPAQVPALRGNKEFAVPRLEAGAEWTATVKVRPLRPGSWAATSTNFSFRDEFGEGHRITDFEAVLEVAAPVVVPPSAPPNFEIELSTARVACGEWDSIKGEIVNTGAATITWGRLGLEGPFSVDPKGVVVPLGHLPPGEREPFEFHILAREPGRAVPVHLTAVCAGGPGGRIERKVRRTIAVGHLGQEQSGGVEILFLAANPTDSQRVGLEEELRDVRNALRGGVYRDRFVIHERGALRAPDLTQALLDFSPRIVHMSGHGNDDGRFLGQGAGGESRPWSVPGLAAVFEDVSAIVECVIVNACHSAQLAEALAEHISYVIGMRSWVGDESATLFSVGFYQALAAGLPIERAFVKGRNAMALDDERPHSRYVPVLYQKP, from the coding sequence GTGATCCGCGCCGAAGTCACCGCGACCGCGCTCCACGTCGACGAGGACGCCACCATCGTCGTGCGGCTGCGCAACGACGGACTGCGGATGTGCACGAACATCCACTTCGTGCTGCGCCTGCCGGCCCAGGTTCCGGCTTTGCGCGGGAACAAGGAGTTCGCGGTGCCGCGGCTCGAAGCCGGTGCCGAGTGGACGGCCACGGTCAAGGTTCGGCCGCTGCGTCCGGGCTCCTGGGCGGCGACCAGTACGAACTTCTCGTTCCGCGACGAATTCGGGGAGGGGCACCGCATCACCGATTTCGAGGCGGTGCTCGAAGTGGCGGCGCCCGTGGTGGTTCCGCCGTCGGCGCCGCCGAACTTCGAGATCGAACTGTCCACGGCGCGCGTCGCGTGCGGGGAATGGGACAGCATCAAAGGCGAGATCGTGAACACCGGAGCCGCGACCATCACCTGGGGACGGCTCGGACTCGAAGGGCCGTTCTCCGTCGACCCGAAGGGCGTCGTAGTCCCGCTCGGTCACCTCCCGCCTGGTGAGCGCGAGCCGTTCGAATTCCACATCCTCGCCAGAGAACCGGGACGGGCCGTGCCCGTGCACCTCACGGCGGTGTGCGCGGGCGGGCCCGGCGGGCGGATCGAGCGCAAGGTACGCCGTACGATCGCGGTGGGACACCTGGGGCAAGAACAGTCCGGGGGCGTGGAAATCCTGTTCCTGGCCGCGAACCCGACCGACAGTCAGCGCGTGGGCTTGGAGGAGGAACTGCGGGACGTGCGCAACGCGCTCCGTGGCGGCGTTTACCGGGATCGGTTCGTGATCCACGAACGGGGTGCGCTGCGTGCGCCGGATCTGACCCAGGCACTGCTCGACTTTTCGCCGCGGATCGTGCATATGTCGGGGCACGGCAACGACGACGGCCGGTTCCTGGGCCAGGGCGCGGGCGGTGAGAGCCGGCCGTGGTCGGTCCCGGGCCTGGCAGCGGTGTTCGAAGACGTCTCGGCGATCGTGGAATGCGTGATCGTCAACGCCTGCCACAGCGCGCAGCTGGCCGAGGCGCTCGCCGAGCACATCAGCTACGTCATCGGCATGCGCAGTTGGGTGGGTGACGAGTCGGCGACGCTCTTCAGCGTCGGGTTCTACCAGGCGTTGGCCGCCGGGCTGCCGATCGAGCGCGCGTTCGTGAAGGGCCGGAACGCGATGGCGCTGGACGACGAGCGCCCGCACAGTCGGTACGTCCCGGTGCTCTACCAAAAACCGTGA
- a CDS encoding Crp/Fnr family transcriptional regulator has protein sequence MKTPPWPPRSLLGRLRRRDADALLDLGTPVSYPAQQRIIRQGDAARYSLLVLHGAVKVVVDTERGRDVVIAVRGPGDLLGEMATLEHRPRSAHVITCSAVQARIIRSTELADFLARNAETCLAVARMLSERLRSADRRSVDYVVCPAPIRVVRVLLDIVQQHGSTTAAGWEVGVPLSQPEIASMAGTGLSTVEKAFRRLESEGVLGRHYRRVLIIDLPGLRRFGELPGGIPY, from the coding sequence GTGAAGACCCCGCCTTGGCCGCCACGGTCCCTCCTCGGCCGGCTTCGCCGGCGGGACGCCGACGCCCTGCTCGATCTGGGAACCCCGGTCAGCTACCCGGCACAGCAGCGCATCATCCGGCAGGGCGACGCGGCTCGGTACTCGCTGCTGGTCCTCCACGGAGCCGTCAAGGTCGTCGTGGACACCGAGCGCGGCCGCGATGTCGTGATCGCGGTGCGTGGCCCGGGCGACCTGCTGGGGGAGATGGCGACCCTGGAGCATCGCCCACGATCGGCGCACGTCATCACCTGCTCGGCTGTGCAGGCCCGGATCATCCGCAGCACGGAGCTCGCCGACTTCCTCGCCCGCAATGCCGAGACGTGCCTCGCGGTTGCCCGGATGCTCAGTGAGCGGCTGCGGTCCGCGGACCGCAGGAGCGTCGACTACGTCGTGTGCCCGGCGCCGATCCGCGTGGTGCGGGTGCTGCTCGACATCGTCCAGCAGCACGGCTCGACCACCGCCGCGGGGTGGGAGGTCGGGGTTCCGTTGTCACAGCCCGAGATCGCGTCGATGGCGGGCACTGGGCTGAGCACGGTCGAGAAGGCGTTCCGCAGGCTCGAGTCGGAAGGGGTGCTCGGGCGCCACTACCGGCGCGTATTGATCATCGATCTTCCCGGCCTCCGCCGATTCGGGGAACTTCCGGGCGGAATCCCGTACTAG
- a CDS encoding Crp/Fnr family transcriptional regulator codes for MDTTPAGPGLFAALPAATVQALLGVGVERRFRPGEVLVFEGELTTYVILLLSGCVKVTANTADGGRALLAVRLPGELIGELAGLDSAPRSATVTAVGLVNTRVMTQAVFQAFLRDHPDAGVAVSRSVAAKLRWATERRIDFSGYDVPVRVARVLVTLARSHGTRTTRGWEIGFPLSQPELAALIGAAEPTVHKSLTELRRRSVLETGYRKMTILDLPRLRLLAGLPD; via the coding sequence GTGGACACGACACCGGCCGGTCCGGGCCTTTTCGCCGCGCTGCCGGCGGCGACGGTCCAGGCATTGCTCGGGGTCGGGGTCGAACGCCGGTTCCGGCCCGGAGAGGTCCTCGTCTTCGAAGGTGAGCTGACGACATACGTCATCCTGCTCTTGTCCGGTTGCGTGAAGGTGACGGCGAACACCGCGGACGGGGGCCGGGCGCTGCTCGCCGTTCGCTTGCCCGGTGAACTGATCGGAGAGCTGGCCGGGCTGGACAGCGCGCCGCGCTCGGCCACCGTCACCGCGGTCGGCTTGGTGAACACCCGGGTCATGACCCAAGCCGTTTTCCAGGCGTTCCTGCGGGACCACCCCGATGCAGGCGTCGCGGTCAGCCGCTCCGTGGCGGCGAAGTTGCGATGGGCCACCGAACGGCGGATCGATTTCAGCGGGTACGACGTCCCGGTCCGGGTTGCTCGCGTCCTGGTCACGCTGGCGCGGTCTCACGGGACGCGGACCACGCGTGGCTGGGAGATCGGGTTCCCGCTCTCGCAACCTGAGCTGGCGGCCTTGATCGGCGCCGCCGAGCCCACCGTCCACAAGTCGCTGACCGAGTTGCGGCGCAGGTCGGTGCTCGAGACGGGCTACCGGAAGATGACGATCCTCGACCTGCCGCGGCTGCGCCTTCTCGCGGGCCTGCCGGACTGA